The Pseudomonas azotoformans genome has a segment encoding these proteins:
- a CDS encoding sulfite exporter TauE/SafE family protein — protein MNPAELMSQWSFGGVDWLVIGLGIVVAYIVFGIAGFGTALVAGPLLILFMPLSKIIPLLVLLDFVAAFGNLLQSRQDVNKPELLRLLPCMAIGCTLGVVFLLNLHSDLLLLLMGMFISAYALYSLAVKARPTQMAAGWSVPMGTVGGLFGALFGSGGFLYAIYLNSRLPKDAARATQSALISCSTVVRLSLFLIAGVYADWPLLMLAVCLLPAMALGLWFARRLTLRMSREAFVRLVTWLVLASGIALIGRYLST, from the coding sequence ATGAACCCGGCTGAGCTGATGAGCCAATGGTCGTTTGGCGGTGTGGATTGGCTGGTAATCGGCCTGGGCATTGTCGTGGCCTATATCGTGTTCGGTATCGCGGGATTTGGCACCGCATTGGTGGCAGGGCCGCTGCTGATCCTGTTCATGCCGCTGTCGAAGATCATCCCACTGTTGGTGCTGCTGGATTTTGTCGCGGCATTTGGCAATCTGCTGCAATCGCGGCAGGACGTAAATAAGCCGGAATTGCTGCGCTTGCTGCCGTGCATGGCGATTGGTTGCACATTGGGCGTGGTGTTTTTGCTCAACCTGCATTCGGATTTGTTGCTGTTGCTGATGGGCATGTTCATCAGTGCCTACGCCCTCTACAGCCTGGCGGTAAAGGCGCGCCCGACGCAGATGGCGGCGGGTTGGTCGGTTCCCATGGGCACCGTCGGTGGTTTATTCGGCGCATTGTTTGGCAGTGGCGGCTTTCTCTATGCGATCTATCTGAACAGCCGCCTGCCCAAGGACGCGGCGCGCGCCACCCAGAGTGCGTTGATCAGTTGCAGCACAGTGGTGCGCCTGAGCCTGTTCTTGATTGCCGGGGTGTATGCGGATTGGCCGTTGTTGATGTTGGCTGTATGCCTGTTGCCGGCGATGGCCCTGGGACTCTGGTTTGCTCGTAGATTGACCCTGCGCATGTCGCGGGAGGCGTTTGTGAGATTGGTGACCTGGCTGGTGTTGGCCAGTGGTATTGCGTTGATTGGGCGATACCTGAGCACTTGA
- a CDS encoding LysR family transcriptional regulator: MISTRQLRYFVEIADSGSFSAAAERLFVAQSALSRQIKELETQLQTPLFERTARQPRLTAAGEAFYPRARNLLSELIKASEMATQVGNGELGTLRLSHSSTVPMSGPLLQGISTWLERCPGVSMDIVKLSSEAQLEEIADGRLEVGLLRLPVLRQREGVRVVPLYREQLLLAVPPNHRLARNTAPIELEQLKDEAFISIPHPQRGGLSYLSAELCMRAGFFPKAARVMSRKTTQLQLIQAGFGIALLPKSMQDIAPATVHFLPLADPDCLSTVALACAQKPSALVEQFCQTLHECL, encoded by the coding sequence GTGATTTCCACCCGCCAACTGCGTTACTTCGTCGAAATCGCCGACAGTGGCAGCTTCAGCGCCGCCGCCGAGCGTTTGTTTGTGGCGCAGTCCGCCTTGAGCCGACAGATCAAGGAGCTGGAAACCCAGCTGCAAACGCCCCTGTTTGAGCGGACTGCACGCCAACCGCGACTCACCGCCGCGGGTGAAGCCTTCTACCCGCGAGCACGCAACCTGCTGAGTGAGCTGATCAAGGCCAGTGAAATGGCAACGCAAGTGGGCAACGGCGAACTGGGCACGCTGCGCCTGAGCCACTCAAGTACCGTGCCGATGAGCGGCCCATTGCTGCAAGGCATCAGCACCTGGCTGGAACGCTGCCCAGGGGTATCGATGGACATCGTCAAACTGTCCTCCGAAGCGCAGTTGGAAGAAATCGCCGACGGTCGCCTGGAGGTCGGGTTGTTGCGCCTGCCTGTGTTGCGCCAGCGCGAGGGCGTGCGAGTCGTACCTTTATATCGCGAGCAACTGTTGCTGGCAGTGCCGCCGAATCATCGGCTGGCACGCAACACTGCGCCCATCGAACTGGAGCAATTGAAGGACGAAGCGTTTATCTCGATCCCCCATCCCCAGCGTGGCGGCTTGAGTTATCTGTCAGCCGAGCTGTGCATGCGTGCAGGATTTTTCCCCAAGGCCGCGCGGGTGATGTCACGCAAGACCACCCAGTTGCAGTTGATCCAGGCCGGCTTTGGTATTGCCTTGTTACCAAAATCCATGCAGGACATCGCCCCTGCCACTGTGCACTTTTTGCCCCTGGCCGACCCGGACTGCCTCAGCACCGTGGCCCTGGCCTGCGCGCAGAAGCCGAGCGCGCTGGTGGAGCAATTCTGCCAAACCTTGCACGAATGCCTATAA
- the xseA gene encoding exodeoxyribonuclease VII large subunit — MIKDPFARLGLDREVLTVTQLNGRARVLLEDVFTNIWVEGEISNLARPASGHVYFTLKDSGAQVRCALFRNNAARVRQALKDGLAVKVRGKVSLFEGRGDYQLILDTVEPAGDGALRLAFDALKEKLSAEGLFSAERKVPLPAHPRRIGIISSPTGAVIRDIISVFRRRAPNIELTLIPTAVQGREAIPQIVRALKLADARGFDALILARGGGSLEDLWCFNEEAVARAVDACVTPIVSAVGHETDVSISDFVADVRAPTPSAAAELLAPDASHLVRQVENLHRRLVMLMRNRLSHDRLRLEGMARRLRHPGERLRQQAQRLDDLDMRLRRAFERSLNTRRERLIRLETRLAGQHPGRQLALLRQRLDSLAERLPRAMREGLKARRLQLQSQMQTLHVVSPLATLGRGYSILLDEHGQAIRNAAQTHTGQRLTARLGEGQLQVRVEDNHLTPVTLSLLD, encoded by the coding sequence ATGATTAAAGATCCTTTTGCCCGTCTGGGCCTGGACCGCGAAGTCCTGACTGTCACGCAGCTCAACGGCCGTGCGCGGGTGTTGCTGGAAGACGTGTTCACCAATATCTGGGTCGAAGGCGAGATCTCCAACCTCGCCCGCCCGGCTTCCGGCCATGTGTATTTCACCCTCAAGGACAGCGGCGCCCAGGTGCGTTGCGCGCTGTTTCGCAACAACGCCGCGCGGGTGCGGCAGGCGCTGAAAGATGGCCTGGCGGTGAAGGTGCGCGGCAAAGTCTCTTTGTTTGAGGGCCGGGGTGATTACCAACTGATCCTCGATACCGTGGAGCCGGCCGGTGATGGGGCATTGCGCCTGGCGTTCGACGCGCTGAAGGAAAAGCTCAGCGCCGAAGGCCTGTTCAGCGCTGAACGCAAAGTGCCACTGCCAGCGCACCCTCGGCGCATCGGCATCATCAGTTCGCCGACCGGCGCGGTGATCCGCGACATCATCAGCGTGTTCCGTCGCCGTGCGCCAAACATTGAACTGACCCTGATCCCCACCGCCGTGCAAGGCCGCGAAGCCATCCCACAGATTGTGCGCGCACTGAAACTGGCGGATGCACGCGGCTTCGATGCGCTGATCCTGGCCCGTGGCGGCGGTTCGCTGGAGGACCTCTGGTGCTTCAACGAAGAAGCCGTGGCCCGTGCGGTGGACGCCTGCGTCACGCCAATCGTCAGCGCCGTCGGGCATGAGACCGATGTGTCCATCAGCGACTTCGTGGCCGACGTGCGCGCCCCTACGCCCTCCGCCGCAGCCGAATTGCTCGCGCCGGACGCCAGTCATCTGGTGCGTCAGGTTGAAAACCTGCATCGCCGCCTGGTGATGCTGATGCGCAATCGCCTGAGCCATGACCGCCTGCGCTTGGAAGGCATGGCGCGACGCCTGCGTCACCCTGGCGAACGTCTGCGCCAGCAGGCCCAGCGCCTGGATGACCTGGACATGCGCCTGCGCCGCGCCTTCGAGCGTAGCCTCAATACCCGCCGCGAGCGCCTGATCCGCCTGGAAACCCGCCTCGCCGGCCAACACCCCGGTCGCCAACTGGCCCTCTTGCGCCAACGCTTGGACAGCCTCGCTGAACGGCTGCCCCGCGCCATGCGCGAAGGCCTCAAGGCGCGGCGCCTGCAACTGCAAAGCCAGATGCAGACGCTGCACGTGGTCAGCCCATTGGCGACCCTGGGCCGTGGCTACAGCATCTTGCTGGACGAGCACGGCCAGGCCATTCGCAACGCCGCGCAGACCCACACCGGCCAGCGCCTCACCGCGCGTCTCGGTGAGGGCCAATTGCAAGTGCGGGTGGAAGACAACCACCTGACACCCGTCACCCTTTCGTTATTGGATTGA
- a CDS encoding M23 family metallopeptidase: MPRLFSVLMLLCLAFNAHADSYITRTLNKPVPGGVAVVELGPSAAAPKATYLGKPVLVVKEADNWLAIVGIPLTVKPGNERISSGGRNLPFIVGYKKYPEQRITLKNKSQVNPDPAQLKRIEAELAVQIKAYRSFSPNLPSNLVLDKPVNGPLSSKFGVRRFFNGEERNPHSGLDFAVPAGTPIKTPANGKVILVGNYFFNGNTVFVDHGQGFISMFCHMSKIDVKVGDQLTRGAVVGKVGATGRATGPHMHWNVSLNDARVDPAIFIGAFQP, translated from the coding sequence ATGCCACGTCTCTTTAGTGTGTTGATGCTGCTGTGCCTTGCCTTTAATGCCCATGCCGATAGCTACATCACCCGCACCTTGAACAAGCCGGTGCCGGGCGGCGTTGCCGTGGTCGAACTGGGCCCTTCCGCCGCCGCGCCCAAGGCCACGTACCTGGGCAAGCCAGTGCTGGTGGTGAAGGAAGCGGACAACTGGCTGGCGATTGTTGGCATCCCGTTGACGGTCAAGCCCGGCAACGAACGCATAAGCAGCGGCGGGCGCAACCTGCCGTTTATCGTTGGCTACAAGAAGTACCCGGAACAGCGCATCACCCTGAAAAACAAAAGCCAGGTAAACCCCGATCCGGCACAGCTGAAACGCATCGAGGCGGAGCTGGCGGTGCAGATCAAGGCTTACCGCAGTTTCAGCCCGAACCTGCCGAGCAACCTGGTGTTGGACAAACCGGTAAACGGGCCGCTGTCGAGCAAGTTCGGCGTACGACGTTTCTTCAACGGTGAAGAGCGCAATCCCCACTCGGGCCTGGACTTTGCCGTGCCGGCCGGTACGCCGATCAAGACGCCGGCCAACGGCAAAGTGATTCTGGTGGGCAACTACTTCTTCAACGGCAATACCGTGTTCGTCGACCACGGCCAGGGCTTTATCAGCATGTTCTGCCACATGTCGAAGATCGATGTGAAAGTCGGTGACCAGCTCACGCGTGGCGCGGTGGTGGGTAAAGTCGGAGCCACGGGCCGCGCGACCGGGCCGCACATGCACTGGAACGTCAGCCTGAACGACGCACGGGTCGATCCGGCGATCTTTATCGGTGCATTCCAACCCTGA
- the leuA gene encoding 2-isopropylmalate synthase produces MSMLKDPSSKYRAFPTIDIPDRTWPSKTITEAPIWCSSDLRDGNQSLIEPMDAVKKLRFWKTLVAVGVKEIEASFPAASQTDFDFVRTLIEDNHIPEDTTIQVLTQGREDLIARTFESLRGAKKAIVHLYNATSPSFRRIVFNQDKDGIKAIAVNAAKLFVKYAAQQPETQWTFEYSPETFSATELEFAKEVCDAVIEVWNPTPEHKMILNLPATVECATPNIYADQIEWFGRHINRRDSVIISLHTHNDRGTGVAATELGLMAGADRVEGCLFGNGERTGNVDLVTVALNMYTQGLDPQLDFSDIDGVRKVVEECNQIQVHPRHPYVGDLVHTAFSGSHQDAIRKGFSQQKDDALWEVPYLPIDPADIGRSYEAVIRVNSQSGKGGIAYLLEQEYDISLPRRMQIEFSQVVQAETDRVGLEMTAPQIYALLQREYLQANTPYALVSHRLQEENGNSFVEVEVSGKGQGETNLHWKGKGNGALEALVAGLPIGVEIMDYNEHAIGAGTNAKAAAYIELRVNGERPVHGVGIDENITTASFKALFSALNRSLSQQEAKAA; encoded by the coding sequence ATGAGCATGCTCAAAGACCCGTCTTCGAAGTACCGCGCGTTCCCGACCATCGACATCCCGGACCGCACCTGGCCGTCGAAGACCATCACCGAAGCGCCGATCTGGTGCAGCTCGGACCTGCGTGATGGCAACCAGTCGCTGATCGAGCCGATGGACGCGGTGAAAAAGCTGCGTTTCTGGAAGACCCTGGTTGCCGTCGGCGTGAAGGAAATCGAAGCATCGTTCCCTGCCGCCTCGCAAACCGACTTCGACTTCGTACGTACCCTGATCGAAGACAACCATATCCCCGAGGACACCACCATCCAGGTGCTGACCCAGGGCCGTGAAGACTTGATCGCACGCACCTTCGAATCCCTGCGCGGCGCCAAGAAGGCCATCGTGCACCTGTACAACGCCACCTCGCCGTCCTTCCGCCGCATCGTGTTCAACCAGGACAAGGACGGCATCAAGGCCATCGCAGTCAACGCGGCCAAGCTGTTCGTCAAGTACGCCGCCCAGCAGCCGGAAACCCAGTGGACCTTCGAATACTCCCCGGAGACCTTCAGCGCCACTGAGCTGGAGTTCGCCAAGGAAGTGTGTGACGCGGTGATCGAGGTGTGGAACCCGACGCCTGAGCACAAGATGATCCTCAACCTGCCGGCCACCGTGGAATGCGCCACGCCGAACATCTATGCCGACCAGATCGAGTGGTTCGGTCGCCATATCAACCGTCGTGACAGCGTGATCATCAGCCTGCACACCCACAACGACCGTGGCACTGGCGTAGCCGCCACCGAGCTGGGCCTGATGGCCGGTGCCGACCGTGTCGAAGGCTGCCTGTTCGGCAACGGCGAGCGTACCGGTAACGTCGACCTGGTCACCGTGGCACTGAACATGTACACCCAGGGCCTCGACCCGCAGCTGGACTTCTCCGACATCGACGGCGTGCGCAAGGTCGTCGAGGAGTGCAACCAGATCCAGGTTCACCCGCGTCACCCGTACGTTGGCGACCTGGTGCACACCGCGTTCTCTGGCTCCCACCAAGACGCCATCCGCAAGGGCTTCAGCCAGCAGAAAGACGACGCACTGTGGGAAGTACCGTACTTGCCGATTGACCCGGCCGACATCGGCCGCAGCTACGAGGCGGTGATTCGCGTGAACAGCCAGTCGGGCAAAGGCGGCATCGCCTACCTGCTGGAGCAGGAATACGACATCAGCTTGCCGCGTCGCATGCAGATCGAGTTCAGCCAGGTAGTACAGGCCGAAACCGACCGCGTGGGCCTGGAAATGACCGCGCCGCAGATCTACGCCTTGCTGCAGCGTGAATACCTGCAAGCCAACACCCCGTACGCGCTGGTCAGCCATCGCCTGCAGGAAGAAAACGGCAACAGCTTTGTCGAGGTGGAAGTCTCCGGCAAGGGCCAGGGCGAAACCAATCTGCACTGGAAAGGCAAAGGCAACGGTGCGCTGGAAGCGCTGGTGGCTGGCCTGCCGATCGGTGTGGAGATCATGGACTACAACGAACATGCGATTGGTGCAGGCACCAACGCCAAGGCAGCGGCCTACATCGAGCTGCGTGTGAACGGTGAGCGTCCGGTGCATGGCGTGGGTATTGATGAAAACATCACCACGGCCAGCTTCAAGGCGCTGTTCAGTGCACTGAACCGGTCGTTGAGCCAGCAGGAAGCCAAAGCGGCGTAA
- a CDS encoding amidohydrolase — MRDLSALPNLNIALVQTSLAWHDRQANLEHFELLLEQAKGADLIVLPEMFTTGFSMESQALAEPENGPTHHWLQAQAAKYNAVITGSVIIQAADGSHRNRLLWARPDGEVLHYDKRHLFRMAGEHNHYTPGERQVQFELKGWRIRPLICYDLRFPVWSRDAQDTDLLLYTANWPGARRSHWNRLLPARAIENLCYVAAVNRVGTDGKGFAYTGDSQVLDFQGETLLSAGEADGVFQVSLDAAELAAYRMRFPANLDADTFEFT; from the coding sequence ATGCGTGATCTGAGTGCACTGCCGAACCTGAATATCGCCCTGGTCCAGACCAGCCTGGCCTGGCATGACCGCCAGGCCAACCTCGAACATTTCGAACTGCTGTTGGAGCAAGCCAAAGGCGCCGATTTGATTGTGTTGCCGGAGATGTTCACCACCGGCTTCTCGATGGAGTCGCAAGCCCTTGCAGAGCCTGAAAACGGCCCGACCCATCATTGGCTCCAGGCCCAGGCGGCGAAGTACAACGCGGTGATCACCGGCAGTGTGATCATCCAGGCCGCCGACGGCAGTCACCGCAACCGCCTGCTGTGGGCGCGGCCGGATGGCGAGGTGTTGCACTACGACAAGCGCCATCTGTTCCGCATGGCCGGTGAACACAATCACTACACGCCGGGCGAACGCCAGGTGCAGTTCGAATTGAAGGGTTGGCGTATTCGCCCGTTGATTTGCTACGACCTGCGTTTCCCGGTGTGGAGCCGCGACGCCCAGGACACCGACCTGCTGCTGTACACCGCCAACTGGCCGGGTGCGCGGCGTTCACACTGGAACCGGTTGCTGCCGGCGCGGGCTATTGAAAACCTGTGCTATGTGGCGGCAGTGAATCGGGTGGGCACGGATGGGAAGGGCTTTGCCTATACCGGTGACAGCCAGGTGCTGGATTTCCAGGGTGAGACCTTGCTCAGTGCAGGGGAGGCGGACGGCGTATTTCAGGTGAGCCTGGATGCGGCGGAGTTGGCGGCATATCGCATGCGGTTTCCCGCGAACCTGGACGCCGATACATTTGAGTTCACTTAA
- a CDS encoding pyridoxal phosphate-dependent aminotransferase has protein sequence MITSKLPNVGTTIFTTMSQLAAETGALNLSQGFPDFNGPQALLDAVGKHIALGHNQYAPMTGLPVLRQQVAAKIARSYGATVNADSEVTITPGATEAIFCAIQAVIRTGDEVIVFDPSYDSYEPSVELAGGRCVHVQLSQNGFALDFERIKAALSPRTRMIILNTPHNPTGALISRAELDQLAELIRDRDIYLVSDEVYEHLVFDGVAHVSVLAHEELYQRAFVVSSFGKTYHVTGWKTGYVVAPPALTAELRKVHQYVNFCGVTPLQYALADFMAEHPEHVDELPAFYQAKRDLFCDLLAPSRFSFTRVTGTYFQLVDYSQIRPDLDDVAMSLWMTREHGVATIPVSVFYQTPPQGQRLVRLCFAKREETLRQAAEKLCVI, from the coding sequence ATGATCACCAGTAAGCTGCCGAATGTCGGCACGACCATTTTCACCACCATGTCGCAACTCGCTGCTGAAACCGGCGCGCTCAACCTGTCCCAGGGCTTCCCGGACTTCAATGGCCCCCAGGCTTTGCTCGATGCGGTGGGCAAGCATATCGCCCTCGGGCATAACCAATATGCGCCTATGACCGGCCTGCCGGTGCTGCGTCAGCAAGTGGCCGCCAAGATCGCCCGCAGTTATGGCGCCACGGTTAATGCCGACAGTGAAGTGACCATCACCCCTGGCGCCACCGAGGCGATCTTCTGCGCAATCCAGGCGGTGATTCGTACTGGCGATGAAGTCATCGTGTTCGACCCCAGCTACGACAGCTATGAGCCTTCGGTGGAGTTGGCTGGTGGCCGCTGTGTGCATGTGCAACTGAGCCAGAATGGCTTTGCCCTCGACTTCGAGAGGATCAAGGCGGCACTGTCACCGCGCACGCGCATGATCATTCTCAATACCCCGCACAACCCGACAGGTGCCTTGATCAGCCGCGCCGAGCTGGACCAATTGGCCGAACTGATCCGTGATCGCGATATCTACCTGGTCAGCGATGAAGTCTACGAACATTTGGTCTTTGACGGCGTGGCCCATGTCAGCGTGTTGGCCCATGAAGAGCTGTATCAGCGCGCGTTCGTGGTCAGCTCTTTCGGCAAGACCTACCACGTCACTGGCTGGAAAACCGGTTATGTCGTCGCACCGCCAGCCCTCACCGCCGAACTGCGCAAGGTGCACCAATACGTCAATTTCTGCGGCGTGACCCCACTGCAATACGCGCTGGCCGACTTCATGGCTGAACACCCGGAGCATGTCGACGAGCTGCCGGCCTTCTACCAGGCCAAGCGTGACCTGTTCTGCGATCTGCTGGCGCCGTCCCGTTTCAGCTTTACCCGAGTGACCGGTACCTACTTCCAACTGGTGGATTACTCACAGATCCGCCCGGACCTGGATGACGTCGCCATGTCTCTTTGGATGACCCGCGAACACGGCGTGGCCACCATCCCGGTCTCGGTGTTCTACCAGACCCCACCCCAAGGCCAGCGCCTGGTGCGCCTGTGCTTTGCCAAACGCGAGGAAACGCTGCGCCAAGCGGCGGAAAAACTATGCGTGATCTGA
- the der gene encoding ribosome biogenesis GTPase Der — MVPVIALVGRPNVGKSTLFNRLTRTRDAIVGDLSGLTRDRQYGEAKWQGRSYIIVDTGGISGDEHGMDEKMAEQSLLAIEEADVVLFLVDARAGYTAADQMIGEHLRKRNKRSYLVANKIDNIDPEAARAEFSPMGLGDAIPVAGAHGRGITQMLEIALRDFPKDDVEEEEGEEEIVAEGEEAKRIPGPSEKDGIKIAIIGRPNVGKSTLVNRMLGEDRVIVYDQPGTTRDSIYIPFERNEEKYTLIDTAGVRKRGKIHEEVEKFSVVKTLQAIKDANVVIFVMDAREGVVDHDLNLLGFALEAGRALVIAINKWDGMTPSERDFVKIELQRRLFFVEFADIHFISALHGTGVGNLYASVQNSFKSAVTRWPTNRLTQILEDAVGEHAPPMVNNRRIKLRYAHLGGANPPIIVIHGNQIEKVPKSYVRYLENTYRRVLKLVGTPIRIEFKGGENPYEGNKNTLTDRQVNKKRRLMTHHKKADKKRRDKK; from the coding sequence ATGGTTCCCGTAATCGCCCTGGTGGGCCGACCTAACGTCGGCAAGTCCACCTTGTTCAACCGCCTGACCAGGACTCGCGACGCCATCGTCGGCGACTTGTCCGGTCTGACCCGTGATCGCCAATACGGTGAGGCAAAGTGGCAAGGGCGCTCCTACATTATTGTCGACACCGGTGGTATCTCCGGTGACGAGCATGGCATGGACGAAAAGATGGCCGAGCAGTCGCTGCTGGCCATTGAAGAAGCCGATGTCGTGTTGTTCCTGGTGGACGCCCGTGCGGGCTACACCGCTGCTGACCAAATGATTGGCGAGCACCTGCGCAAGCGCAACAAGCGTTCCTATCTGGTCGCGAACAAGATCGACAACATCGATCCTGAAGCGGCCCGTGCCGAATTCAGCCCGATGGGCCTGGGCGATGCGATTCCGGTCGCCGGTGCCCACGGTCGCGGTATCACCCAGATGCTGGAAATTGCCCTGCGCGATTTCCCTAAGGATGATGTCGAGGAAGAAGAGGGCGAAGAGGAAATCGTTGCCGAAGGTGAGGAAGCCAAGCGCATTCCTGGCCCGAGCGAAAAAGACGGTATCAAGATCGCCATCATCGGCCGCCCTAACGTCGGCAAGTCGACGCTGGTCAACCGTATGCTCGGTGAAGACCGGGTTATCGTGTACGACCAACCCGGCACCACCCGCGACAGCATCTACATCCCGTTCGAACGCAACGAGGAAAAGTACACGCTGATCGACACCGCTGGTGTGCGCAAGCGCGGCAAGATCCACGAGGAAGTTGAAAAGTTCTCGGTGGTGAAAACCCTGCAGGCGATCAAAGACGCCAACGTGGTGATCTTCGTGATGGACGCCCGCGAAGGCGTGGTGGACCACGACCTCAACCTGCTGGGCTTTGCCCTGGAGGCCGGTCGGGCACTGGTGATCGCGATCAACAAGTGGGACGGCATGACGCCAAGCGAGCGCGATTTCGTCAAGATCGAGCTGCAACGTCGCCTGTTCTTCGTCGAGTTCGCCGATATCCACTTTATCTCGGCACTGCACGGCACCGGCGTGGGCAACCTCTACGCGTCCGTACAGAACTCGTTCAAGTCCGCGGTCACCCGCTGGCCGACCAACCGCCTGACCCAGATCCTGGAAGACGCGGTTGGCGAGCACGCGCCGCCGATGGTCAACAACCGCCGGATCAAACTGCGTTACGCCCACTTGGGTGGTGCCAACCCGCCGATTATCGTGATCCACGGTAACCAGATCGAGAAGGTGCCGAAGTCCTATGTGCGTTACCTGGAAAACACCTACCGCCGTGTCTTGAAACTGGTCGGTACGCCGATCCGTATCGAGTTCAAGGGTGGCGAGAACCCATACGAAGGCAACAAGAACACACTGACTGACCGTCAGGTGAACAAGAAGCGTCGTTTGATGACTCACCACAAGAAGGCAGACAAGAAGCGCCGTGACAAGAAATAA